The following are encoded together in the Acinetobacter radioresistens DSM 6976 = NBRC 102413 = CIP 103788 genome:
- a CDS encoding YoaK family protein, which yields MPFQKLPAWIQIGAFLLAINAGMINVLGLVTVLHQSVSHMTGNISMLAMSLINWEPSSVLYLILVVLCYVTGSFYSGLILGNSHFQLGRRYGLPLSLVALFIFLCWILLPYFPRYALLWACVAMGVQNAMVSHYKGTIIRTTHLSGVLTDLGLALGYCLRGLSVGKRRIILHLLILFGFLIGGIVASLIYPYLKLQSFLVPAVLSLLLSIIYWSIYFRHKSTQHSSWE from the coding sequence ATGCCTTTTCAAAAACTGCCTGCATGGATTCAAATAGGTGCTTTTTTACTGGCAATCAATGCGGGCATGATTAATGTACTTGGACTGGTGACTGTCTTGCATCAGTCTGTCTCACATATGACCGGTAATATTAGTATGCTGGCCATGAGCCTGATTAATTGGGAACCCTCTAGTGTTCTGTACCTGATATTGGTGGTCCTTTGCTATGTTACCGGTTCATTTTATAGTGGCCTGATTCTTGGAAATAGTCACTTTCAGCTTGGACGCCGTTATGGTTTGCCACTTAGTCTGGTTGCGCTATTCATTTTCCTGTGCTGGATATTGTTACCCTATTTCCCACGATATGCTTTATTGTGGGCCTGTGTTGCAATGGGCGTGCAAAATGCAATGGTTAGCCATTATAAAGGTACAATCATTCGCACTACCCACTTATCAGGGGTATTAACTGATCTTGGGCTGGCGCTAGGTTATTGCCTACGTGGCCTGAGCGTTGGAAAGCGTCGTATTATTCTTCATTTACTTATTCTCTTCGGCTTTTTAATCGGTGGTATTGTTGCCAGTCTGATTTATCCTTATCTAAAATTACAGTCATTTCTCGTACCGGCAGTTTTGAGTTTATTGCTCAGCATCATCTACTGGTCTATATACTTTCGTCATAAGTCTACACAGCATTCAAGCTGGGAGTAA
- a CDS encoding DUF2058 domain-containing protein yields the protein MVKNALQAQLLKAGLVDNKKAKKLSKQAQHEQRTGQSDEAALKAKIEQEKQEKLAKDQALNQEKQRQLEEKTLKANIVQMISHHKIKETDGDITYQFIDEGKIKKVYISQQVYNALVSGSLMIARDNGSYAYLPKALAEKIDARMEGFILHNSTQANDQSTDEEDPYAAYVIPDDLMW from the coding sequence ATGGTTAAAAATGCACTACAGGCCCAACTTTTAAAAGCCGGCTTGGTAGATAATAAAAAAGCAAAAAAGCTGAGCAAACAGGCACAGCATGAACAGCGTACCGGTCAAAGTGACGAGGCTGCACTCAAGGCAAAAATTGAGCAAGAAAAACAGGAAAAGTTAGCTAAAGATCAGGCTCTAAATCAGGAAAAACAGCGTCAGCTTGAAGAAAAAACTTTAAAAGCCAATATTGTCCAAATGATCTCTCATCATAAGATCAAGGAAACTGACGGCGATATAACTTATCAGTTTATCGATGAAGGCAAAATCAAAAAAGTCTATATCTCACAACAGGTTTATAATGCACTGGTTTCAGGCAGTTTAATGATTGCACGAGATAATGGCAGCTATGCCTATTTACCAAAAGCCTTGGCAGAAAAAATTGATGCGCGCATGGAAGGGTTTATTTTACATAATAGTACGCAGGCCAATGATCAATCAACTGATGAAGAAGATCCATATGCAGCATATGTTATTCCTGATGATTTAATGTGGTAA
- a CDS encoding Dps family protein encodes MAKNQTNEIEINIGISTEGRKKIVEGLSRLLADSYTLYLMTHNFHWNVTGPMFSSLHAMFMEQYTEQWNALDIIAERIRALGFPAPGTYKQFNDLATIKEVEGVPTAEEMIRYLVNAQEATARTARELFPVVDEVNDQPTADVLTQRIDVHEKTAWMLRSLLQ; translated from the coding sequence ATGGCTAAGAACCAGACTAATGAAATTGAAATTAATATCGGGATTTCCACTGAAGGCCGCAAGAAAATTGTTGAGGGACTATCCCGTCTTTTAGCAGATAGCTATACTCTATATCTGATGACGCACAACTTTCATTGGAATGTTACGGGCCCAATGTTCAGTAGTCTGCACGCAATGTTTATGGAGCAGTATACAGAACAATGGAATGCGCTTGATATTATTGCTGAACGTATTCGTGCTCTTGGATTTCCTGCGCCCGGCACCTATAAACAGTTTAATGACCTCGCTACAATTAAAGAAGTAGAGGGTGTGCCTACTGCTGAGGAAATGATCCGTTATCTGGTCAATGCTCAAGAGGCAACTGCACGCACTGCACGTGAACTTTTTCCTGTCGTAGATGAAGTAAATGACCAGCCAACTGCTGATGTATTAACCCAGCGTATTGATGTGCATGAAAAAACTGCCTGGATGCTGCGTAGCCTGCTACAGTAA
- a CDS encoding mechanosensitive ion channel family protein, whose product MQLIIIVGVNGLEQLAFIQNIQDWSDQFPWLEMLTSLGILILLAALANFIAKQVVVRGLRKLISKMKFANSSIFAEHSVIRRIANIVPAIVIMNGITTVPHLSLKLVTFVQMGAQAFIFLTLALALSELLNIFNLIYQRNPKSKNKPIKGYLQLVKLMLYIVCALMILGTFLKKDVFTLLAGFGAMATVLMLVFQNTILSLVASVQISSYDMVRIGDWIEMPSLNADGDVIDMSLHTVTVQNFDKTFTTIPTNKLITDTFKNWRGMSNAGVRRIKRAIYIDQSTVHFMTNEEQQKLKDFLLLDQYLNIKESEIQKFNQQLGNQAIYNQRRLTNLGTFRAYIEFYLKQHPGIAQHQTIMVRQLQPTSEGLPLEIYAFSNTTSWVDYEAIQSDIFDHLIAIIGEFGLQVYQAPSGQDWKVLSNAEVIEHS is encoded by the coding sequence ATGCAATTAATCATAATTGTAGGGGTAAATGGCTTGGAACAGCTGGCTTTTATACAAAATATTCAGGACTGGTCAGATCAGTTTCCTTGGTTAGAGATGTTGACATCATTAGGCATTCTTATTCTGCTAGCCGCTCTGGCTAACTTTATTGCCAAACAGGTCGTAGTAAGAGGCCTACGTAAACTCATCAGCAAGATGAAGTTTGCCAATAGCAGTATTTTCGCTGAACATAGTGTAATTCGTCGCATAGCTAATATTGTTCCGGCTATCGTCATTATGAATGGCATCACTACGGTTCCACATCTTTCACTCAAGCTTGTAACTTTTGTACAAATGGGAGCACAGGCTTTTATTTTCCTTACATTAGCGCTGGCTTTGAGCGAACTTCTTAATATTTTTAACCTGATTTATCAGCGCAATCCAAAATCAAAAAATAAGCCTATTAAAGGATACTTGCAGCTGGTTAAATTAATGCTGTATATCGTCTGTGCTTTAATGATTTTAGGTACTTTCCTGAAGAAAGATGTGTTTACCCTGCTAGCAGGCTTTGGTGCTATGGCGACTGTGCTGATGCTGGTTTTTCAAAATACTATTCTTTCGCTGGTGGCCAGTGTACAAATTTCTTCTTATGATATGGTACGTATCGGAGACTGGATTGAGATGCCATCATTAAATGCGGATGGCGATGTCATTGATATGTCATTACATACGGTCACAGTACAAAATTTTGACAAGACCTTTACGACTATTCCCACCAATAAACTGATTACTGATACTTTTAAAAACTGGCGTGGTATGAGCAATGCCGGTGTAAGACGTATCAAACGTGCTATTTACATTGACCAAAGCACAGTGCATTTTATGACGAATGAAGAGCAGCAAAAGCTAAAGGACTTTTTGCTTCTTGACCAGTATTTGAATATTAAAGAAAGTGAAATTCAAAAATTTAACCAGCAGCTTGGCAATCAGGCTATTTATAATCAGCGTCGCTTGACAAACTTAGGTACATTTCGTGCTTATATAGAGTTTTATTTAAAACAGCATCCAGGTATTGCTCAGCATCAGACAATTATGGTGCGTCAATTACAACCTACCAGTGAAGGACTTCCCCTTGAGATTTATGCATTTAGTAATACAACTTCATGGGTAGATTATGAAG
- the sstT gene encoding serine/threonine transporter SstT, with protein sequence MFSYLFRLSLVTQIVIAIILGMLVTWLFPQAAPYLSLLGDLFIKALKSVAPILVFVLVMASIANFKLGQTAHIRPILMMYMVGMLLAAFSAVFASLMFPSTLFLDVPSQLEVQAPGGLGEILKNLLLSFIANPVVALSEANFIGILAWSVILGLAFRHASETSRVVLTDVSNAISKVIAIVIRFAPLGIFGLVAATFADAGLKTLESYAQLLAVLLGTMLFVALIINPLLVAVVTRSNPYPLVLTCLRESAITAFFTRSSAANIPVNLDLARRLGVNEATASVSIPLGATINMAGAAVTITVLTLATVHTLGIPVSISTMLILSVVATVSACGASGVAGGSLLLIPVACGLFGISSEIAMQVVAIGMVISVLQDSTETALNSSTDVLFTAAADRGMR encoded by the coding sequence ATGTTCTCATACTTATTTCGCTTAAGCCTGGTTACTCAAATTGTCATTGCCATTATTCTGGGCATGCTGGTAACCTGGCTTTTTCCTCAAGCAGCTCCCTATCTCAGCTTACTGGGTGATCTTTTTATTAAGGCACTTAAGTCAGTGGCCCCGATTCTGGTTTTTGTTTTAGTTATGGCTTCCATTGCCAATTTCAAACTGGGTCAGACTGCACATATCAGACCTATTTTAATGATGTATATGGTTGGTATGCTTCTAGCTGCATTTAGTGCTGTCTTTGCCAGTCTAATGTTTCCAAGTACATTGTTCCTGGATGTGCCAAGTCAGCTCGAAGTACAGGCTCCAGGGGGGTTGGGAGAGATACTGAAAAACCTGTTATTGAGCTTTATTGCCAATCCAGTTGTGGCGCTGAGTGAAGCGAACTTTATTGGAATTCTAGCGTGGTCTGTCATATTGGGGCTAGCGTTTCGACACGCGTCTGAGACTTCACGTGTGGTACTGACTGATGTTTCCAATGCCATTAGTAAAGTGATCGCAATTGTAATCCGCTTTGCTCCATTGGGTATATTCGGTTTGGTTGCTGCAACTTTCGCTGATGCTGGCTTAAAAACGCTGGAAAGTTATGCACAGCTTTTAGCAGTGCTGCTTGGCACTATGCTTTTTGTTGCCCTTATCATTAATCCTTTGCTGGTTGCAGTTGTTACCCGCAGTAACCCTTATCCGCTAGTCTTAACATGCTTACGCGAAAGTGCCATTACTGCTTTCTTTACCCGTAGTTCCGCTGCTAATATTCCGGTTAACCTCGACCTGGCACGACGTTTGGGTGTAAATGAAGCAACTGCCAGTGTATCTATTCCCTTGGGTGCTACTATCAATATGGCAGGTGCGGCGGTCACTATTACTGTGCTAACACTCGCGACTGTACATACTTTAGGCATACCGGTCAGCATTTCAACCATGTTAATCCTTTCCGTGGTTGCTACAGTATCGGCCTGTGGAGCTTCTGGGGTTGCTGGCGGTTCATTGCTACTGATTCCTGTGGCCTGCGGCCTGTTCGGTATTTCATCTGAAATTGCTATGCAGGTGGTTGCAATCGGAATGGTGATCAGTGTGCTTCAGGACTCGACTGAAACTGCATTAAATTCATCAACTGATGTACTATTTACTGCTGCTGCTGACCGTGGAATGCGTTAA
- a CDS encoding ArsR/SmtB family transcription factor, whose translation MQPALQIDVMRDSADTVVSILKSLANTDRLLILCHLAQEELNVSEIEEKTQITQPTLSQQLMMLRKSDVVITRRQGKQIFYSIKDQKLTQVLHTLYDLYCPK comes from the coding sequence ATGCAACCTGCTCTCCAAATCGATGTCATGCGCGATTCTGCTGACACCGTCGTGAGTATACTAAAATCGCTGGCCAATACAGATCGCCTATTAATCTTGTGCCATTTAGCTCAAGAAGAATTAAACGTTTCTGAAATTGAGGAAAAAACTCAAATTACTCAGCCTACCTTATCTCAACAGCTGATGATGTTACGTAAGAGTGATGTAGTTATCACACGGCGTCAGGGAAAGCAGATTTTTTATTCAATTAAAGATCAGAAACTAACCCAAGTTTTACATACACTTTATGACCTCTATTGTCCAAAATAA
- a CDS encoding SulP family inorganic anion transporter — translation MAMRRLSIPTLFPAWQWLSRYNGPKFRSDLLAALIVIAMLVPQGMAYAMVAGLPPVMGLYASILPMIIYAMVGGSPTLSIGPVAIISMMVFGTLAPLYEVGSPVYIEAACLLALLTGFISLLLGIFRFGFLIQLISHPVIKSFIIASALLIALSQFKFLFDIPLQTNNVPEFLVSFWQYVRYSNFATLALGITAVLFLVYIPAFLNSAFIKTRAGSLIFLIRALPLILVIVSIGLMYFLNLQQAGIKTVGEIPSSFPPIAIPHWNMQMVIDLLPGAALIAMISFVESLSIAQATALQQRSNLNSNQELIALGLANISAGVTSAFPVTGSLSRTVVNADAGARTPMAGVLSSLFIIVVSMYFTGFLRDLPLAILAATIIVSIWKLVEFKPFLETWRYSKADGIAMWITFFSVICIDISTGLIIGIISTFILMLWRISRPHIAVIGLVKGTQHFRNISRHQVITSPKIFSIRIDENLSFLNANTLKGYIITEVSKNAQLEHVIINCSSISAIDLSALEMLEEINAELAKLHIQLHFSEIKGPVMDKLKDSPLLQHLNGQVFFSHFQAMQNLAPELFLPEMPH, via the coding sequence ATGGCTATGCGTCGTTTATCTATACCCACTCTTTTTCCGGCATGGCAATGGCTGAGTAGATATAACGGACCAAAATTTAGATCAGATTTACTGGCAGCATTAATTGTTATTGCAATGCTGGTACCACAAGGTATGGCCTATGCCATGGTCGCCGGTCTGCCTCCTGTAATGGGGTTATACGCCAGTATCCTGCCCATGATTATTTATGCCATGGTCGGTGGCAGTCCAACGCTTTCAATTGGTCCAGTTGCTATTATCTCCATGATGGTCTTTGGCACCCTTGCCCCGCTATACGAAGTAGGTTCGCCAGTTTATATTGAAGCAGCTTGTCTGCTAGCGCTACTCACCGGCTTTATTTCTTTACTTTTAGGTATATTCCGTTTTGGTTTTCTAATTCAGCTGATTAGTCATCCGGTTATAAAAAGTTTTATTATTGCTTCAGCTCTGCTTATTGCATTAAGCCAATTTAAATTTCTTTTTGATATTCCCTTACAAACCAATAATGTTCCAGAATTCTTGGTATCTTTTTGGCAGTATGTACGTTATAGCAACTTTGCTACTCTGGCGCTTGGAATCACTGCTGTATTGTTTCTGGTATATATTCCTGCCTTTTTAAACTCAGCCTTTATAAAAACCAGAGCAGGTTCACTGATTTTTCTGATTCGTGCCTTACCCCTCATTCTGGTTATAGTTTCGATTGGACTGATGTATTTTCTGAACTTGCAGCAGGCAGGCATTAAAACTGTAGGAGAAATTCCTTCAAGTTTCCCCCCTATTGCTATACCACACTGGAACATGCAAATGGTAATTGATTTGCTTCCTGGTGCTGCTCTTATTGCAATGATCAGCTTTGTAGAGTCTCTTTCAATTGCACAGGCCACTGCATTGCAGCAGCGTAGTAACCTGAACAGTAATCAGGAACTTATCGCACTTGGCTTGGCGAATATTAGTGCCGGAGTCACCTCTGCCTTTCCCGTAACAGGAAGTTTGTCACGTACAGTTGTAAATGCCGATGCTGGTGCACGCACTCCAATGGCTGGCGTACTCTCTTCACTGTTTATTATTGTGGTTAGTATGTATTTTACCGGGTTCCTGCGAGATTTACCGCTGGCTATCCTGGCTGCAACCATTATTGTTTCTATCTGGAAGCTGGTTGAATTTAAACCATTTCTTGAAACTTGGCGTTATTCTAAGGCAGATGGCATCGCAATGTGGATTACATTTTTCAGTGTTATTTGCATTGATATCTCTACCGGTCTGATAATCGGAATTATCTCTACATTTATTTTAATGCTTTGGCGAATTAGCCGTCCTCATATTGCAGTGATTGGGTTGGTTAAAGGAACACAACATTTCCGTAATATTTCACGGCATCAGGTTATAACCAGCCCCAAAATCTTTTCGATCCGTATTGATGAAAACCTGAGCTTTTTAAATGCGAATACCTTAAAAGGCTATATCATTACTGAAGTAAGTAAAAATGCCCAGCTTGAGCATGTCATTATTAACTGCTCAAGCATTAGCGCTATCGACTTAAGTGCACTGGAAATGCTTGAGGAAATAAATGCAGAGCTCGCTAAACTTCATATTCAGCTGCATTTTTCAGAAATCAAAGGCCCTGTTATGGATAAGCTTAAAGACTCCCCCTTATTGCAGCATTTAAATGGCCAGGTTTTTTTCTCTCACTTTCAGGCAATGCAGAACTTGGCACCAGAGCTTTTTTTGCCTGAAATGCCCCATTAA